A DNA window from Calditerrivibrio sp. contains the following coding sequences:
- a CDS encoding copper ion binding protein produces the protein MKVTLNVSGMSCHHCKMAVEKEVGKLVGVSSVTAFPKENRVEVEFDDSKVSLDMIKDSIEEAGYEVTD, from the coding sequence ATGAAAGTAACATTGAATGTATCAGGGATGTCATGTCATCATTGCAAAATGGCTGTAGAAAAGGAAGTTGGCAAGTTAGTTGGTGTAAGTTCTGTTACCGCTTTTCCTAAGGAAAATAGGGTTGAAGTAGAGTTTGATGACTCTAAGGTTAGCCTTGATATGATAAAAGATTCCATAGAGGAAGCCGGTTACGAAGTAACTGATTAA